Proteins encoded in a region of the Natator depressus isolate rNatDep1 chromosome 23, rNatDep2.hap1, whole genome shotgun sequence genome:
- the RENBP gene encoding N-acylglucosamine 2-epimerase isoform X1, with protein METETRALLEAWRGRLGRELDAAIGFWARHSHDLEHGGFFSCLGRDGSVYDDVKYVWLQGRQVWVYARLYRTVPRFRRPDLLEAARAGGEFLLRCARLGPGSPKAAFALSRDGRPAKVQRSIFSECFCALGLDELGRATGEPRYRREARALLEAVVRWVREDPTELGRPLLAGATPHEPLAVPMMLLCLAEQLGEGAGGPLAELEGWCARRLLHHLQRDGSAVLENVSPDGQELPGCLGRQQNPGHAIEAGWFLLRFAQRQGDAALAAQAIEGFMVRPFQAGWDPEHGGLFAFQDADGLCPTQLEWNMKLWWPHAEAMVAFLMAYAHSREPALLRLFDQVAAYAFQRAASTCPAPCTCARRCWRSCCGSPSGSRSSRAANKGSAAKTRLRPGVSPPAFPGQEKRGRSRWELEPPPVPPGLRGRAC; from the exons ATGGAGACGGAGACGCGGGCGCTGCTCGAGGCCTGGCGGGGGCGGCTGGGCCGGGAGCTGGACGCGGCCATCGGCTTCTGGGCGCGCCACTCGCACGACCTCGAGCACGG cggGTTCTTCTCCTGTCTGGGCCGGGACGGGTCCGTTTACGACGATGTGAAATACGTCTGGCTGCAGGGCcggcag GTGTGGGTCTACGCCCGCCTCTATCGCACGGTGCCGCGGTTCCGACGTCCTGACCTGCTGGAGGCCGCCCGGGCCG GTGGGGAGTTCCTGCTGCGCTGCGCCCGCCTGGGGCCGGGGTCCCCCAAAGCCGCCTTCGCGCTGAGCCGGGACGGGCGCCCCGCCAAGGTCCAGCGCAGCATCTTCAGCGAGTGCTTCTGCGCCCTGGGGCTGGACGAGCTGGGGCGCGCCACGGGGGAGCCGCGCTACCGG CGGGAGGCGCGGGCGCTGCTGGAGGCCGTGGTGCGCTGGGTGCGGGAGGACCCGACGGAGCtggggcgccccctgctggccggCGCGACGCCCCACGAGCCGCTGGCCGTGCCCATGATGCTGCTGTGCCTGGCggagcagctgggggagggcGCCGGGGGCcccctggctgagctggagggGTGGTGCGCCCGGCGCCTCCTCCACCACCTGCAG AGGGACGGCAGCGCCGTGCTGGAGAACGTCTCCCCCGACGGGCAGGAGCTGCCGGGCTGCCTGGGGCGGCAGCAGAACCCAG GCCACGCGATCGAGGCCGGCTGGTTCCTGCTCCGGTTCGCCCAGCGGCAGGGGGACGCGGCGCTGGCGGCTCAGGCCATCGAGGGGTTCATGGTGCGGCCCTTCCAGGCTGGCTGGGACCCCGAGCACGGGGGGCTCTTCGCCTTCCAGGATGCGGATGGGCTCTGCCCCACACAG CTGGAGTGGAACATGAAGCTGTGGTGGCCCCATGCCGAGGCCATGGTGGCCTTTCTCATGGCCTATGCCCACAGCCGTGAGCCTGCCCTGCTTCGCCTCTTCGACCAGGTGGCTGCCTACGCCTTCCAGCGG GCTGCTTCCACGTGCCCCGCGCCCTGCACCTGTGCGAGGAGATGCTGGAGAAGCTGCTGCGGGAGCCCGAGCGGGAGCCGCTCCTCGCGGGCCGCCAATAAAGGAAGTGCCGCAAAGACTCGTCTCCGTCCCGGAGTGTCCCCCCCCGCGTTCCCAGGGCAGGAGAAGCGGGGCCGGTCCCGCTGGGAGCTGGAGCCCCCTCCGGTCCCTCCCGGGCTCCGAGGCCGCGCGTGTTAA
- the RENBP gene encoding N-acylglucosamine 2-epimerase isoform X4, translating into METETRALLEAWRGRLGRELDAAIGFWARHSHDLEHGGFFSCLGRDGSVYDDVKYVWLQGRQVWVYARLYRTVPRFRRPDLLEAARAGGEFLLRCARLGPGSPKAAFALSRDGRPAKVQRSIFSECFCALGLDELGRATGEPRYRRDGSAVLENVSPDGQELPGCLGRQQNPGHAIEAGWFLLRFAQRQGDAALAAQAIEGFMVRPFQAGWDPEHGGLFAFQDADGLCPTQLEWNMKLWWPHAEAMVAFLMAYAHSREPALLRLFDQVAAYAFQRAASTCPAPCTCARRCWRSCCGSPSGSRSSRAANKGSAAKTRLRPGVSPPAFPGQEKRGRSRWELEPPPVPPGLRGRAC; encoded by the exons ATGGAGACGGAGACGCGGGCGCTGCTCGAGGCCTGGCGGGGGCGGCTGGGCCGGGAGCTGGACGCGGCCATCGGCTTCTGGGCGCGCCACTCGCACGACCTCGAGCACGG cggGTTCTTCTCCTGTCTGGGCCGGGACGGGTCCGTTTACGACGATGTGAAATACGTCTGGCTGCAGGGCcggcag GTGTGGGTCTACGCCCGCCTCTATCGCACGGTGCCGCGGTTCCGACGTCCTGACCTGCTGGAGGCCGCCCGGGCCG GTGGGGAGTTCCTGCTGCGCTGCGCCCGCCTGGGGCCGGGGTCCCCCAAAGCCGCCTTCGCGCTGAGCCGGGACGGGCGCCCCGCCAAGGTCCAGCGCAGCATCTTCAGCGAGTGCTTCTGCGCCCTGGGGCTGGACGAGCTGGGGCGCGCCACGGGGGAGCCGCGCTACCGG AGGGACGGCAGCGCCGTGCTGGAGAACGTCTCCCCCGACGGGCAGGAGCTGCCGGGCTGCCTGGGGCGGCAGCAGAACCCAG GCCACGCGATCGAGGCCGGCTGGTTCCTGCTCCGGTTCGCCCAGCGGCAGGGGGACGCGGCGCTGGCGGCTCAGGCCATCGAGGGGTTCATGGTGCGGCCCTTCCAGGCTGGCTGGGACCCCGAGCACGGGGGGCTCTTCGCCTTCCAGGATGCGGATGGGCTCTGCCCCACACAG CTGGAGTGGAACATGAAGCTGTGGTGGCCCCATGCCGAGGCCATGGTGGCCTTTCTCATGGCCTATGCCCACAGCCGTGAGCCTGCCCTGCTTCGCCTCTTCGACCAGGTGGCTGCCTACGCCTTCCAGCGG GCTGCTTCCACGTGCCCCGCGCCCTGCACCTGTGCGAGGAGATGCTGGAGAAGCTGCTGCGGGAGCCCGAGCGGGAGCCGCTCCTCGCGGGCCGCCAATAAAGGAAGTGCCGCAAAGACTCGTCTCCGTCCCGGAGTGTCCCCCCCCGCGTTCCCAGGGCAGGAGAAGCGGGGCCGGTCCCGCTGGGAGCTGGAGCCCCCTCCGGTCCCTCCCGGGCTCCGAGGCCGCGCGTGTTAA
- the RENBP gene encoding N-acylglucosamine 2-epimerase isoform X5: METETRALLEAWRGRLGRELDAAIGFWARHSHDLEHGGFFSCLGRDGSVYDDVKYVWLQGRQREARALLEAVVRWVREDPTELGRPLLAGATPHEPLAVPMMLLCLAEQLGEGAGGPLAELEGWCARRLLHHLQRDGSAVLENVSPDGQELPGCLGRQQNPGHAIEAGWFLLRFAQRQGDAALAAQAIEGFMVRPFQAGWDPEHGGLFAFQDADGLCPTQLEWNMKLWWPHAEAMVAFLMAYAHSREPALLRLFDQVAAYAFQRAASTCPAPCTCARRCWRSCCGSPSGSRSSRAANKGSAAKTRLRPGVSPPAFPGQEKRGRSRWELEPPPVPPGLRGRAC; this comes from the exons ATGGAGACGGAGACGCGGGCGCTGCTCGAGGCCTGGCGGGGGCGGCTGGGCCGGGAGCTGGACGCGGCCATCGGCTTCTGGGCGCGCCACTCGCACGACCTCGAGCACGG cggGTTCTTCTCCTGTCTGGGCCGGGACGGGTCCGTTTACGACGATGTGAAATACGTCTGGCTGCAGGGCcggcag CGGGAGGCGCGGGCGCTGCTGGAGGCCGTGGTGCGCTGGGTGCGGGAGGACCCGACGGAGCtggggcgccccctgctggccggCGCGACGCCCCACGAGCCGCTGGCCGTGCCCATGATGCTGCTGTGCCTGGCggagcagctgggggagggcGCCGGGGGCcccctggctgagctggagggGTGGTGCGCCCGGCGCCTCCTCCACCACCTGCAG AGGGACGGCAGCGCCGTGCTGGAGAACGTCTCCCCCGACGGGCAGGAGCTGCCGGGCTGCCTGGGGCGGCAGCAGAACCCAG GCCACGCGATCGAGGCCGGCTGGTTCCTGCTCCGGTTCGCCCAGCGGCAGGGGGACGCGGCGCTGGCGGCTCAGGCCATCGAGGGGTTCATGGTGCGGCCCTTCCAGGCTGGCTGGGACCCCGAGCACGGGGGGCTCTTCGCCTTCCAGGATGCGGATGGGCTCTGCCCCACACAG CTGGAGTGGAACATGAAGCTGTGGTGGCCCCATGCCGAGGCCATGGTGGCCTTTCTCATGGCCTATGCCCACAGCCGTGAGCCTGCCCTGCTTCGCCTCTTCGACCAGGTGGCTGCCTACGCCTTCCAGCGG GCTGCTTCCACGTGCCCCGCGCCCTGCACCTGTGCGAGGAGATGCTGGAGAAGCTGCTGCGGGAGCCCGAGCGGGAGCCGCTCCTCGCGGGCCGCCAATAAAGGAAGTGCCGCAAAGACTCGTCTCCGTCCCGGAGTGTCCCCCCCCGCGTTCCCAGGGCAGGAGAAGCGGGGCCGGTCCCGCTGGGAGCTGGAGCCCCCTCCGGTCCCTCCCGGGCTCCGAGGCCGCGCGTGTTAA
- the RENBP gene encoding N-acylglucosamine 2-epimerase isoform X2: METETRALLEAWRGRLGRELDAAIGFWARHSHDLEHGGFFSCLGRDGSVYDDVKYVWLQGRQVWVYARLYRTVPRFRRPDLLEAARAGGEFLLRCARLGPGSPKAAFALSRDGRPAKVQRSIFSECFCALGLDELGRATGEPRYRREARALLEAVVRWVREDPTELGRPLLAGATPHEPLAVPMMLLCLAEQLGEGAGGPLAELEGWCARRLLHHLQRDGSAVLENVSPDGQELPGCLGRQQNPGHAIEAGWFLLRFAQRQGDAALAAQAIEGFMVRPFQAGWDPEHGGLFAFQDADGLCPTQLEWNMKLWWPHAEAMVAFLMAYAHSREPALLRLFDQVAAYAFQRFRDPEHGEWFGYLAQDGKVALTIKGGPFKGCFHVPRALHLCEEMLEKLLREPEREPLLAGRQ, translated from the exons ATGGAGACGGAGACGCGGGCGCTGCTCGAGGCCTGGCGGGGGCGGCTGGGCCGGGAGCTGGACGCGGCCATCGGCTTCTGGGCGCGCCACTCGCACGACCTCGAGCACGG cggGTTCTTCTCCTGTCTGGGCCGGGACGGGTCCGTTTACGACGATGTGAAATACGTCTGGCTGCAGGGCcggcag GTGTGGGTCTACGCCCGCCTCTATCGCACGGTGCCGCGGTTCCGACGTCCTGACCTGCTGGAGGCCGCCCGGGCCG GTGGGGAGTTCCTGCTGCGCTGCGCCCGCCTGGGGCCGGGGTCCCCCAAAGCCGCCTTCGCGCTGAGCCGGGACGGGCGCCCCGCCAAGGTCCAGCGCAGCATCTTCAGCGAGTGCTTCTGCGCCCTGGGGCTGGACGAGCTGGGGCGCGCCACGGGGGAGCCGCGCTACCGG CGGGAGGCGCGGGCGCTGCTGGAGGCCGTGGTGCGCTGGGTGCGGGAGGACCCGACGGAGCtggggcgccccctgctggccggCGCGACGCCCCACGAGCCGCTGGCCGTGCCCATGATGCTGCTGTGCCTGGCggagcagctgggggagggcGCCGGGGGCcccctggctgagctggagggGTGGTGCGCCCGGCGCCTCCTCCACCACCTGCAG AGGGACGGCAGCGCCGTGCTGGAGAACGTCTCCCCCGACGGGCAGGAGCTGCCGGGCTGCCTGGGGCGGCAGCAGAACCCAG GCCACGCGATCGAGGCCGGCTGGTTCCTGCTCCGGTTCGCCCAGCGGCAGGGGGACGCGGCGCTGGCGGCTCAGGCCATCGAGGGGTTCATGGTGCGGCCCTTCCAGGCTGGCTGGGACCCCGAGCACGGGGGGCTCTTCGCCTTCCAGGATGCGGATGGGCTCTGCCCCACACAG CTGGAGTGGAACATGAAGCTGTGGTGGCCCCATGCCGAGGCCATGGTGGCCTTTCTCATGGCCTATGCCCACAGCCGTGAGCCTGCCCTGCTTCGCCTCTTCGACCAGGTGGCTGCCTACGCCTTCCAGCGG TTCCGGGACCCCGAGCACGGCGAGTGGTTTGGCTACCTGGCGCAGGACGGGAAGGTGGCCCTCACCATCAAGGGGGGGCCCTTCAAGG GCTGCTTCCACGTGCCCCGCGCCCTGCACCTGTGCGAGGAGATGCTGGAGAAGCTGCTGCGGGAGCCCGAGCGGGAGCCGCTCCTCGCGGGCCGCCAATAA
- the RENBP gene encoding N-acylglucosamine 2-epimerase isoform X3, protein METETRALLEAWRGRLGRELDAAIGFWARHSHDLEHGGFFSCLGRDGSVYDDVKYVWLQGRQVWVYARLYRTVPRFRRPDLLEAARAGGEFLLRCARLGPGSPKAAFALSRDGRPAKVQRSIFSECFCALGLDELGRATGEPRYRREARALLEAVVRWVREDPTELGRPLLAGATPHEPLAVPMMLLCLAEQLGEGAGGPLAELEGWCARRLLHHLQRDGSAVLENVSPDGQELPGCLGRQQNPGHAIEAGWFLLRFAQRQGDAALAAQAIEGFMVRPFQAGWDPEHGGLFAFQDADGLCPTQFRDPEHGEWFGYLAQDGKVALTIKGGPFKGCFHVPRALHLCEEMLEKLLREPEREPLLAGRQ, encoded by the exons ATGGAGACGGAGACGCGGGCGCTGCTCGAGGCCTGGCGGGGGCGGCTGGGCCGGGAGCTGGACGCGGCCATCGGCTTCTGGGCGCGCCACTCGCACGACCTCGAGCACGG cggGTTCTTCTCCTGTCTGGGCCGGGACGGGTCCGTTTACGACGATGTGAAATACGTCTGGCTGCAGGGCcggcag GTGTGGGTCTACGCCCGCCTCTATCGCACGGTGCCGCGGTTCCGACGTCCTGACCTGCTGGAGGCCGCCCGGGCCG GTGGGGAGTTCCTGCTGCGCTGCGCCCGCCTGGGGCCGGGGTCCCCCAAAGCCGCCTTCGCGCTGAGCCGGGACGGGCGCCCCGCCAAGGTCCAGCGCAGCATCTTCAGCGAGTGCTTCTGCGCCCTGGGGCTGGACGAGCTGGGGCGCGCCACGGGGGAGCCGCGCTACCGG CGGGAGGCGCGGGCGCTGCTGGAGGCCGTGGTGCGCTGGGTGCGGGAGGACCCGACGGAGCtggggcgccccctgctggccggCGCGACGCCCCACGAGCCGCTGGCCGTGCCCATGATGCTGCTGTGCCTGGCggagcagctgggggagggcGCCGGGGGCcccctggctgagctggagggGTGGTGCGCCCGGCGCCTCCTCCACCACCTGCAG AGGGACGGCAGCGCCGTGCTGGAGAACGTCTCCCCCGACGGGCAGGAGCTGCCGGGCTGCCTGGGGCGGCAGCAGAACCCAG GCCACGCGATCGAGGCCGGCTGGTTCCTGCTCCGGTTCGCCCAGCGGCAGGGGGACGCGGCGCTGGCGGCTCAGGCCATCGAGGGGTTCATGGTGCGGCCCTTCCAGGCTGGCTGGGACCCCGAGCACGGGGGGCTCTTCGCCTTCCAGGATGCGGATGGGCTCTGCCCCACACAG TTCCGGGACCCCGAGCACGGCGAGTGGTTTGGCTACCTGGCGCAGGACGGGAAGGTGGCCCTCACCATCAAGGGGGGGCCCTTCAAGG GCTGCTTCCACGTGCCCCGCGCCCTGCACCTGTGCGAGGAGATGCTGGAGAAGCTGCTGCGGGAGCCCGAGCGGGAGCCGCTCCTCGCGGGCCGCCAATAA
- the HCFC1 gene encoding host cell factor 1, which yields MAAPMAEGARPFLACPVLHQTKGPLPAGTILKLVTSADGKPTTIITTTQAGGAGPKPTILGISSVSPSTTKPGTTTIIKTIPMSAIITQSGATGVTSSPGIKSPITIITTKVMTSGTGAPAKIITAVPKLGAAHGQQGVTQVVLKGAPGQPGTILRTVPMGGVRLVTPVTVSAVKPTVTTLVVKGTTGVTTLGTVTGTVSTSLAGAGGHSTNASLATPITTLGTIATLSSQVINPAAITVSAAQTTMTAASGLGTPTITMQPVSQPTQVTLITTPSGVDAQPVHDLPVSILASPTTEQPTATVTIADVGQGDPQPGTVTLVCSNPPCETHETGTTNTATATVVANVGGLTQPMHFVCEGQEAGQPNGGLVRVCSNPPCETHETGTTNTATTATSSLGAGRVCSNPPCETHETGTTTTATSSLGAGRVCSNPPCETHETGTTNTATTATSSLGAGRVCSNPPCETHETGTTNTATTATSSLGAGRVCSNPPCETHETGTTNTATTATSSLGAGRACSNPPCEMHETGTTNTATTATSSLGAGRVCSTPPRETHETGTTNTATTARSLMGREQPDGGLVAPPNPPCQTQHTSATGTTMSAKAGVPTEQPCSARMANLPPAVPGTNARSPAPAGRPCEAHQTHTTNTATTARSLMGRGQPDGGPGPAESPPCQTQQTCATHTTMSAKADVPTEQPCGVRMVAPDVEAGQRSHVSDPCETGTTTTATSSMGTRRVCTNPPCEMHETGTTTTASVGAGRVCTNPPCETHETGTTNTATSTVGAGRVCTNPPCETHETGTTNTATTATSSMGAGRVCTNPPCETHETGTTNTATTATSTVGAGQLCSNPPCETHETGTTNTATTATCNVGTGQAEGAQHAPGSAPCETQQTTATSTTMAASMGGAGTEPPSSAPQETGGAGPSQPQLLPTNPVPRVCSNPPCETHETGTTHTATTVTSSMGANHDQPPGANGQGQPEGAQGEAPPSPSSVSAAQTRAVTTVTQSTPAPGPAVPTPAEEPAPPPAAEPPAPPSPEPAQPQLPEPLAEPPAPPQPPAQGPPEPPTAPPAPPAGPPAPAPDGEPLALPQELLAEGQAGATLLVTGLTPEELAVTAAAEAAAQAAATEEAQALAIQAVLQAAQQAVLGAGEPMETGEAGAGPAELGALGGEGTEGQPTAIPIVLTPQELAALVQQQQQLQEAQAVAAAQQPHGAPLPTEALAPADSLNDPAAESNGLSELASAVSSTVALLPATPSEGLAPSSTFVAPQPVVGPSPAKLQAAAALAEVANGIEPAPMKPDPSVQPQKLLVKKENQWFDVGVIKGTNMMVTHYFLPLNDAPPSDDDSGTVPDYTQLKKQELQPGTAYKFRVAGLNACGRGPFSDISAFKTCLPGFPGAPCAIKISKSPDGAHLTWEPPSVTSGKIVEYSVYLAIQSAQAGEPKGTAPAQLAFMRVYCGPSPSCLVQSGSLANAHIDYTTKPAIIFRIAARNEKGYGPATQVRWLQESSKDGSMAKPASKRPLSSPDMKSAPKKPKADGQ from the exons ATGGCGGCGCCCATGGCCGAGGGAGCCCGCC CCTTTCTTGCCTGCCCTGTGCTCCACCAGACCAAGGGCCCCCTGCCGGCGGGCACCATCCTGAAGCTGGTGACGTCAGCGGACGGGAAGCCCAccaccatcatcaccaccacgCAGGCGGGCGGCGCCGGCCCCAAGCCCACCATCTTGGGCATCAGCAGCGTGTCGCCCAGCACAACCAAGCCGGGCACCACCACCATCATCAAAACCATCCCCATGTCGGCCATCATCACCCAGTCTGGGGCCACGG GTGTGACCAGCAGCCCTGGGATcaagtcccccatcaccatcaTCACCACCAAGGTCATGACCTCAGGCACGGGCGCCCCCGCCAAGATCATCACAGCGGTGCCCAAGCTGGGCGCGGCCCACGGGCAGCAGGGCGTCACGCAG GTGGTCCTGAAGGGTGCTCCAGGCCAGCCCGGCACCATCCTGCGCACCGTGCCCATGGGCGGCGTGCGGCTGGTCACACCCGTCACCGTCTCCGCTGTCAAGCCCACTGTCACCACGCTGGTGGTGAAAGGAACAACGG gtgTCACCACCTTGGGCACCGTGACGGGCACCGTCTCCACCAGCCTGGCTGGCGCAGGGGGCCACAGCACCAACGCCTCGCTGGCCACTCCCATCACCACGCTGGGAACCATCGCCACCCTGTCCAGCCAGGTGATCAACCCAGCCGCCATCACCGTCTCCGCTGCGCAGACCACCATGACGGCCGCCAGCGGGCTGGGCACGCCCACCATCACCATGCAG CCCGTCTCGCAGCCCACGCAGGTGACGCTGATCACGACGCCCAGCGGGGTGGATGCCCAGCCGGTGCACGACCTGCCAGTCTCCATCCTGGCCTCACCCACCACGGAGCAGCCCACAGCCACGGTGACCATCGCCGATGTGGGGCAGGGCGACCCGCAGCCTGGCACCGTCACCCTGGTGTGCTCCAACCCGCCCTGCGAGACCCATGAGACCGGCACCACCAACACTGCCACAGCCACCGTCGTGGCCAACGTGGGCGGCCTAACCCAGCCCATGCACTTCGTGTGCGAGGGCCAGGAGGCCGGGCAGCCCAATGGTGGGTTAGTGCGTGTCTGCTCCAACCCCCCGTGCGAGACGCACGAGACGGGCACCACCAACACGGCCACCACGGCCACGTCCAGCCTGGGCGCCGGGCGAGTGTGCAGCAACCCCCCGTGCGAGACGCACGAGACTGGCACCACCACCACGGCCACGTCCAGCCTGGGCGCCGGGCGAGTGTGCAGCAACCCCCCGTGCGAGACGCATGAGACTGGCACCACCAACACGGCCACCACGGCCACGTCCAGCCTGGGCGCCGGGCGAGTGTGCAGCAACCCCCCGTGCGAGACGCACGAGACGGGCACCACCAACACTGCCACCACGGCCACGTCCAGCCTGGGCGCTGGGCGAGTGTGCAGCAACCCGCCGTGCGAGACGCATGAGACGGGCACCACCAACACGGCCACCACGGCCACGTCCAGCCTGGGCGCCGGGCGAGCGTGCAGCAACCCCCCGTGCGAGATGCATGAGACGGGCACCACCAACACGGCCACCACGGCCACGTCCAGCCTGGGCGCCGGGCGAGTGTGCAGCACCCCCCCGCGCGAGACGCACGAGACGGGCACCACCAACACGGCCACCACGGCCCGGTCGCTCATGGGGCGGGAGCAGCCGGATGGCGGCCTGGTAGCCCCACCCAACCCGCCATGCCAAACACAGCACACCAGTGCCACTGGCACCACAATGTCGGCCAAAGCCGGCGTGCCTACAGAGCAGCCGTGCAGTGCCAGAATGGCAAATCTCCCCCCGGCAGTGCCTGGCACCAACGCACGATCCCCGGCGCCGGCTGGCCGGCCCTGTGAGGCTCACCAGACCCACACCACCAACACTGCCACCACAGCCCGGTCGCTCATGGGCCGGGGCCAGCCGGACGGTGGGCCGGGGCCAGCCGAGAGCCCCCCGTGCCAAACCCAACAGACTTGTGCCACTCACACAACAATGTCGGCCAAAGCGGACGTGCCCACGGAACAGCCGTGCGGCGTGAGGATGGTTGCGCCGGACGTGGAGGCTGGGCAGCGATCACACGTCAGTGACCCTTGTGAGACGGGCACCACCACCACGGCCACGTCAAGCATGGGCACCCGGCGAGTGTGCACCAACCCTCCGTGCGAGATGCACGAGACCGGCACCACCACCACAGCCAGTGTGGGCGCTGGGCGAGTGTGCACCAACCCTCCGTGCGAGACGCACGAGACCGGCACCACAAACACAGCCACATCCACCGTGGGCGCTGGGCGAGTGTGCACCAACCCCCCGTGCGAGACGCACGAGACGGGCACCACCAACACGGCCACCACGGCCACATCCAGCATGGGCGCTGGGCGAGTGTGTACCAACCCCCCGTGCGAGACGCACGAGACCGGCACCACCAACACGGCCACCACAGCCACGTCCACCGTGGGGGCTGGACAACTGTGCAGCAACCCCCCGTGCGAGACGCACGAGACCGGCACCACCAACACGGCCACCACGGCGACATGTAATGTGGGGACGGGCCAGGCTGAGGGGGCCCAGCACGCCCCTGGCAGCGCGCCCTGCGAGACACAGCAGACCACGGCCACCAGCACCACCATGGCGGCCAGCATGGGGGGAGCTGGCACCGagcccccctcctctgccccccaggagacggggggggcagggcccagccagccccagttgCTTCCCACAAACCCGGTCCCACGCGTCTGCTCCAACCCCCCCTGCGAGACACATGAGACGGGCACAACCCACACGGCCACCACTGTGACCTCCAGCATGGGCGCCAACCATG ACCAGCCGCCGGGCGCCAACGGGCAGGGGCAGCCCGAGGGGGCGCAAGgcgaggccccccccagccccagcagcgtCTCCGCCGCGCAGACCCGCGCCGTGACCACCGTGACGCAGTCCACGCCCGCGCCGGGCCCCGCCGTGCCG ACCCCCGCGGAGGAGCCGGCGCCGCCCCCCGCAGCAGAGCCGCCGGCGCCCCCCAGTCCGGAGCCagcgcagccccagctcccagagccgCTGGCcgagcccccggccccgccgcaGCCCCCCGCGCAGGGCCCCCCGGAGCCTCCcacagccccgccggcgccccctgccggccccccgGCGCCCGCCCCTGACGGGGAGCCGctggccctgccccaggagctgctggcCGAGGGGCAGGCGGGCGCCACCCTGCTGGTGACGGGGCTGACGCCCGAGGAGCTGGCGGTGACGGCTGCTGCCGAGGCCGCGGCCCAGGCCGCAGCCACCGAGGAGGCCCAGGCCCTGGCCATCCAGGCCGTGCTGCAGGCGGCCCAACAAGCCGTGCTGG GTGCGGGGGAGCCCATGGAGACGGGCGAGGCGGGCGCGgggccggcagagctgggggcgctggggggcgaGGGCACCGAGGGGCAGCCCACGGCCATCCCCATCGTGCTGACGCCGCAGGAGCTGGCCGccctggtgcagcagcagcagcagctgcaggaggccCAGGCGGTGGCTGCGGCCCAGCAGCCCCACGGCGCCCCCCTGCCCACCGAGGCCCTGGCGCCCGCCGACAGCCTCAACGACCCAGCCGCCGAGAGCAACGGGCTGAGCGAGCTGGCCAGTGCCGTCAGCAGCACCGTCGCCCTCCTGCCCGCCACGCCCAGCGAGG GCCTGGCTCCGTCCAGCACATTCGTGGCCCCACAGCCCGTGGTGGGGCCCAGCCCAGCCAAGCTGCAGGCGGCTGCCGCCCTGGCCGAGGTGGCCAATGGCATTGAGCCCGCCCCCatg AAGCCGGATCCCTCGGTGCAGCCTCAGAAGCTGCTGGTGAAGAAGGAAAACCAGTGGTTCGACGTGGGTGTCATCAAGGGCACCAACATGATGGTGACCCATTACTTCCTGCCCCTCAACGACGCGCCCCCTAGCGAC GACGACTCGGGCACCGTCCCCGACTACACGCAGCTGAAGAAGCAGGAGCTGCAGCCGGGCACGGCCTACAAGTTCCGGGTGGCCGGGCTGAACGCCTGCGGGCGCGGCCCCTTCTCCGACATCTCCGCCTTCAAGACCTGCCTGCCCGGCTTCCCGGGTGCGCCCTGCGCCATCAAGATCAGCAAG AGCCCTGATGGGGCCCACCTGACGTGGGAGCCGCCCTCGGTGACCTCGGGGAAGATCGTGGAGTACTCGGTGTACCTGGCCATCCAGAGCGCCCAGGCAGGCGAGCCCAAGGGCACGGCACCGGCCCAGCTGGCTTTCATGCGGGTCTACTGCGGGCCCAGTCCATCGTGCCTCGTGCAGTCGGGCAGCCTGGCCAACGCCCACATCGACTACACCACCAAGCCGGCCATCATCTTCCGTATCGCCGCCCGTAACGAGAAGGGCTACGGGCCCGCCACCCAGGTCCGGTGGCTGCAAg AGTCCAGTAAGGACGGCTCCATGGCCAAACCGGCTAGCAAGCGGCCGCTCTCCTCTCCCGACAT gaaatcTGCTCCAAAGAAGCCGAAGGCCGACGGGCAGTGA